One Arthrobacter sp. B3I4 genomic window, GGCCGCAGGGACATGATCATCTGCTTGGCCTGCTGGTATTCGGTGGTGTCCTTATATGCTTCGGGGGTGTCGACATGCATCGGTTTGCCCGGCGTGGTGTCGAAGGGGTCGTACACGCCGCCGAAGGAGGCGCCGCTGGGCGGCCAGTTGAAGAAGTGCGCCATGGGGCAGGCCTCGGTCCCGGTGGGCTCCGGCGCGGAGGTGAGACCGAACGCGAACGTCGTCGCCTTCGCCGGGTCCCGTGCCGTCGTTTGGGTCCGGGCTTCGTAGACGAAGCGCGGAGCCAGACCGCCCTGCGCCAGGGCCGGCACGGCCGCAGAGTCATAGACCATGAACGGCATCTTCTCTGCGCACTCAGCCCCGGTGACGATTCCGGTGCGCAGCGAGGCAATGGTCCTCCCGTAGTCGGTCAGCACGTGCACGTCCGCACCGTTGCCACCGGAAGTGGCATCCTTGATGGTCCACGTCGCCGGGTAGTTGAAGGTCAACGTGCCGTCCGTTGTGGTGAACGACTTCCAGTCTGCCGGGACGGTGGGTGCGGCACCGGTACCCGCCGTTGGTGGAGCAGCCGTCGCCGTCGCGCTCGCCGGAGAGGAGCCGGGGGTGCCCGGCTGGGAGGAAGCGCTCGACGTTGACGACCCTGTCGACGTCGGCGCGGCCAGGGAACTGGCTGTGGGGGACTCCGTCGCCGGCGCGGCGGCCGGGGATCCACATCCTGTCAGGAGCAGCGTCCACAACGCGCCAGCACCGGCGGTGGCAAATGCTGCAGTTGCCCGCATGTCACCCTCCCCCGGAGTCGCCGGTATTTGCACTATTCTCGGCGGTTACGGCGCGGAGCGTAGGGCCTTAGGTCCCTAAAGGCGCCCGGGGTCCGCCAGCAGGTGCCGCCTCGTGCGGCGTGAGCAGACCCACGTTGACATTCCGCCGATTTCAACGGAAGGGGTGAAGCTTGCTAGACCTGAAAAGATGCAAGATTTTCTGAGCTCTGCCATGCCCTTCCTCGCCGTCGCCCTGGCCGTGGCCGCCGGTCTGGTCGCTTCCTGGGTGGTGCGCCGGATTGTCCTGCGGCTTTACCGGAAGCAGGAGGCGCTGCGGGAGACGTCCAGGGTGGCGCGGCTGCCGCTGCGCTTTGTCCTCTGCCTGATCGGCGTGCGGATCGCCCTGGCCATGGCCACCGACGACGCCGAGTGGCGCCGAAACGCGGATCATGGCCTGGTTATCGCGCTGATCGTCTCCGTGGCCTGGTTGGCGATTGCCGTACTGCTGATCATCGAGACTATGGTCCTCACGCGCTATCGGACCGATGTGGCGGACAACCGGCGTGCCCGGCGGCTTCGTACCCAGGTCATCTTGGCCCGGCGAATCGGCGTCGCGCTGGTCGCTGTCGTAGCACTGGGCAGCATCATGCTCACCTTCCCAGCCATCCAGGCACTCGGCGCCGGGCTGCTCGCCTCCGCCGGCGTGATCTCGATAGTGGCCGGCCTCGCGGCGCAGACCTCGCTGGTTAACGTCTTCGCCGGGATGCAACTGGCGTTCACCGACGCGATCCGCGTGGATGACGTCGTCGTGGTTCAGAAGGAGTGGGGCCGGATCGAGGAAATCACCCTGACCTACGTGGTGGTCCACATCTGGGATGACCGCCGGCTGATCCTGCCCTCGACATACTTCACCACCACCCCGTTCGAGAACTGGACCCGACGTCAATCCGAGGTGATGGGCACTGTCGAGTTTGACCTCGACTGGCGTGCGCCGGTGGGTGCGATGCGGGTCGAACTCAAGAAGGTCCTTGCCAGCACCGAGCTTTGGGACGAGCGGGTCGGCATCCTGCAGATCACTGACGCCACTGCCGGCTTTGTCCGGGTGCGCATCCTGGTCAGCGCCGCGGACAGCGCCGCGCTCTTCGACCTGCGCTGCCTGATCCGCGAAGAGCTGGTGCTCTTCCTGCAGGAAAAGTACCCGAGCGCGCTCCCCCATATCCGGCTCGAGTCCGCGCCCGTTGCCGCTTCTCCGCAGCACACCCCGCGGCGGCCCGGCAAGATCTCCGCCGCGGACGAGACCGCCGCGAGGCTCCCCTCCGACCCGCACGACTCCCAACTCTTCACCGGCTCCATCGAGGCGGTGCAGCGCTCCCGGGCGTTCTCCGGACCCGGCGACGACGTGTTCGAGGACCGGGATAAGTCGATCGCAGCGCAGAACTAGGGCCTCTTCAGGGCTCGTCGTCCTTACTTCTCCTCGCGGCTGTCGTCCCTGGTGTCGTCCCTGCCGTCTTCCCTGGCGTCTTCCCTGGCCGGCGCGTCGGGTCGATAATCGGTGCCATGACGATACCTC contains:
- a CDS encoding mechanosensitive ion channel family protein, whose product is MQDFLSSAMPFLAVALAVAAGLVASWVVRRIVLRLYRKQEALRETSRVARLPLRFVLCLIGVRIALAMATDDAEWRRNADHGLVIALIVSVAWLAIAVLLIIETMVLTRYRTDVADNRRARRLRTQVILARRIGVALVAVVALGSIMLTFPAIQALGAGLLASAGVISIVAGLAAQTSLVNVFAGMQLAFTDAIRVDDVVVVQKEWGRIEEITLTYVVVHIWDDRRLILPSTYFTTTPFENWTRRQSEVMGTVEFDLDWRAPVGAMRVELKKVLASTELWDERVGILQITDATAGFVRVRILVSAADSAALFDLRCLIREELVLFLQEKYPSALPHIRLESAPVAASPQHTPRRPGKISAADETAARLPSDPHDSQLFTGSIEAVQRSRAFSGPGDDVFEDRDKSIAAQN